Proteins from a single region of Acinonyx jubatus isolate Ajub_Pintada_27869175 chromosome D3, VMU_Ajub_asm_v1.0, whole genome shotgun sequence:
- the LOC106988955 gene encoding zinc finger protein 280B, with protein sequence MEQPCILCEEEQEPEPQQNIEETKQVDDEDGELIFVGVEHVNDDAELIFVGVTSNSKPVVSNILNRVTPGSCSRRKKYGHLRKGTTCKLQPISHVTPVSEAVTALPVSESESRSTESPIIIEPLSKPDYKSNSPQVVPNSSSELSSPLITFTNSLQHPGGAALSVGGMNKSPCISKQLSTAEVNNVNPKRLKLSDGIIGGHASALSPSGIFHTVTAEQSTPSNSVHTSLSHVQNGAPFPTAFPKDSVHFNPADPVKENRQAKTDFLRLASQNQVVDPKKGSLVILLRDFYYGQHKGDGQPEQKTHTTFKCLSCLKVLKNVKFMNHMKHHLELEKQRGDSWESYTTCQHCHRQFPTPFQLQCHIESVHTTQEPSTVCRICELSFKTDQILLQHMKDNHKPGEMPYVCQVCNYRSSAFADVETHFRTCHENTKNLLCPFCLKIFKTATPYMCHYRGHWEKSVHHCSKCRLQFLTFKEKMEHKTQCHQMFKKPKQLEGLPPETKVVIQVSLGPLHPESLEVASITVSTSDSEPSPPRSKSKVSKKPR encoded by the coding sequence atggaacAACCATGTATATTATGTGAGGAAGAACAAGAGCCAGAACCGCAGCAGAACATAGAAGAAACCAAACAGGTAGATGATGAAGATGGTGAGCTGATCTTTGTTGGGGTAGAACATGTAAATGACGATGCTGAGCTGATCTTTGTTGGGGTGACTTCAAATTCAAAACCAGTCGTTTCAAACATTTTGAACAGAGTCACCCCAGGTTCATgttcaaggagaaaaaagtatGGTCACCTCAGAAAAGGTACTACTTGCAAATTGCAGCCTATAAGTCATGTGACCCCTGTATCAGAAGCAGTGACTGCCTTGCCTGTTTCTGAATCTGAGTCAAGATCAACAGAAAGTCCTATTATTATTGAGCCTTTGTCTAAacctgattataaaagtaattcacCACAAGTCGTGCCTAATAGCTCTTCAGAGTTATCTTCTCCTTTGATTACATTCACAAATTCATTGCAGCATCCAGGTGGAGCAGCACTTTCTGTAGGAGGTATGAATAAAAGTCCTTGCATATCAAAGCAACTTTCTACTGCTGAAGTAAACAATGTAAATCCCAAAAGGCTTAAACTCAGTGATGGAATCATAGGGGGACATGCTTCAGCTTTGTCCCCTTCAGGTATCTTTCATACAGTGACTGCTGAGCAAAGCACACCCTCAAACAGTGTTCATACCTCATTAAGCCATGTTCAGAATGGAGCACCTTTTCCAACAGCTTTTCCAAAGGACAGTGTTCATTTCAACCCTGCAGATCCTGTTAAGGAAAATAGACAAGCAAAAACAGATTTTTTGAGACTAGCAAGTCAAAACCAGGTTGTTGATCCCAAGAAAGGAAGTCTGGTCATATTACTTCGTGACTTTTATTATGGGCAGCATAAAGGAGATGGACAGCCAGAACAGAAGACTCACACAACCTTTAAATGCCTCAGCTGCTTGAAAGTTCTAAAGAATGTCAAGTTTATGAATCACATGAAACACCATTTGGAACTTGAGAAGCAGAGGGGTGACAGCTGGGAAAGTTACACCACCTGCCAGCACTGCCACCGACAGTTTCCCACTCCCTTCCAGCTGCAATGCCATATTGAAAGTGTACACACTACCCAGGAGCCCTCCACTGTCTGTAGAATTTGTGAATTGTCATTCAAAACAGACCAAATTCTCTTACAGCACATGAAGGACAATCATAAGCCTGGTGAAATGCCCTATGTGTGCCAGGTTTGCAATTACAGATCATCAGCCTTTGCTGATGTGGAAACACATTTCAGAACTTGCCATGAAAACACTAAGAACTTGCTCTGTCCATTCTGtctcaaaattttcaaaactgcAACACCATACATGTGTCATTATAGGGGACACTGGGAAAAGAGTGTTCACCACTGTTCCAAATGCCGGCTACAGTTTTTAACTTTCAAGGAGAAAATGGAGCACAAGACCCAGTGTCATCAAATGTTTAAGAAGCCTAAGCAACTGGAAGGATTGCCTCCTGAAACAAAAGTTGTTATTCAAGTGTCACTGGGACCTCTTCACCCAGAATCATTGGAAGTAGCATCCATTACTGTGAGCACGTCAGATTCTGAACCGTCACCCCCCAGGTCTAAGAGTAAAGTTTCCAAAAAACCTCGTTAA